A region from the Paraurantiacibacter namhicola genome encodes:
- a CDS encoding sensor histidine kinase, translating to MNSLPFRPTPFFADKNRAFWRLQMLGWGGAMLLRAVTSLANGRPLSFYIIVLIATLTGFFISLVLSVIYSRLINQKPLVTWGVTAIVLMLAVALSATINGWTVSLYQAGSETSFAQLVLGVFYLDMTLLGAWSALYYAINFFLQVEQQADRLERLEMQATSAQLAMLRYQLNPHFLFNTLNSISTLVLTQQTEPANAMLTRLSAFLRHTLVTQPGGRVTIAQEVETLKLYLAIEHMRFEERLRTRFRVDPSAEKGYIPSLLLQPLVENAIKYAVSPQEEGAEITLTAKRMGDRLMLSVADTGPGMSRRGEAPRPQPGSPSQTVSTGVGLPNIRDRLAQAYGTDHRFAIHSPEEGGFIVRIEIPYEEAEEEGAREIGAAQKPPRLPRVEEESAQGSFAGMLGQRP from the coding sequence ATCAATTCGCTGCCCTTCCGCCCCACGCCCTTCTTCGCGGACAAGAACCGCGCCTTCTGGCGCCTGCAGATGCTGGGCTGGGGCGGCGCCATGCTGCTGCGCGCGGTGACCAGCCTGGCCAATGGCCGCCCGCTCTCCTTCTACATCATCGTGCTGATTGCCACGCTGACCGGCTTTTTCATCAGCCTCGTGCTGTCCGTCATCTACAGCCGCCTGATCAACCAGAAGCCGCTGGTGACATGGGGCGTGACGGCGATCGTGCTGATGCTGGCCGTGGCGCTGTCCGCCACGATCAACGGCTGGACCGTCAGCCTGTACCAGGCGGGCAGCGAGACGAGCTTTGCGCAGCTGGTGCTGGGTGTGTTTTACCTCGACATGACGCTGCTGGGCGCATGGTCGGCGCTGTATTACGCTATCAATTTCTTCCTGCAGGTGGAACAGCAGGCTGACCGGTTGGAGCGGCTGGAGATGCAGGCCACCAGCGCGCAGCTGGCGATGCTGCGATACCAGCTGAACCCGCACTTCCTGTTCAACACATTGAATTCCATCAGTACGCTGGTGCTGACCCAGCAGACCGAGCCTGCCAATGCCATGCTGACGCGGCTTTCGGCCTTCCTGCGCCACACGCTCGTCACCCAGCCCGGTGGCCGCGTGACCATTGCGCAGGAGGTGGAGACGCTGAAGCTGTACCTGGCGATCGAACACATGCGGTTCGAGGAACGGCTGCGCACCCGCTTCCGCGTCGATCCTTCGGCAGAAAAGGGGTACATCCCCTCGCTGCTGCTGCAGCCGCTGGTGGAAAATGCCATCAAATACGCCGTCTCCCCGCAGGAGGAAGGCGCGGAGATCACGCTGACGGCCAAGCGCATGGGCGACCGGCTGATGCTGTCCGTCGCCGATACCGGCCCCGGCATGTCCCGCCGCGGCGAAGCACCCCGCCCCCAGCCCGGTTCACCCAGCCAGACCGTTTCCACCGGCGTCGGTCTGCCCAATATCCGCGATCGGCTCGCACAGGCGTATGGCACGGATCATCGCTTCGCCATTCACAGCCCGGAAGAAGGCGGCTTTATCGTGCGGATAGAGATTCCGTACGAAGAAGCGGAGGAAGAGGGCGCGCGCGAAATCGGCGCAGCCCAGAAACCTCCGCGCTTGCCGCGGGTTGAGGAAGAGAGCGCGCAAGGCAGCTTTGCGGGCATGCTGGGACAAAGACCATGA
- a CDS encoding DsbA family protein, translating into MRWLATILVSLLAGFAGAGLWQVSGLGDTAVRSAIMAQPEIVPDAIEQWQRDEAAKRVAKYTEQIETPWPGAVLGNPEGSVTLVEFSDYGCGYCRQSVADVEALIAANPDLRVVIRELPIFGENSEAAARMALAAAEQGKYREFHLAMFEAGQPGPATIAAAARAAGLDMARAEADIASGRFDPHLKANAFMANELGLRGTPGFIVGDALFDGAVGEQRLGEAIVNVRDAAGAS; encoded by the coding sequence ATGCGCTGGCTCGCCACGATCCTTGTCTCCCTCCTCGCAGGCTTTGCGGGCGCGGGGCTGTGGCAGGTGAGCGGGCTGGGCGATACCGCCGTGCGCAGCGCCATCATGGCGCAACCCGAAATCGTCCCCGACGCGATCGAGCAGTGGCAGCGAGACGAGGCGGCCAAGCGCGTCGCGAAATACACCGAGCAGATCGAGACGCCCTGGCCCGGCGCGGTCCTGGGCAACCCCGAAGGCAGCGTGACACTGGTGGAGTTCAGCGATTACGGCTGCGGCTATTGCCGGCAGAGCGTTGCGGATGTGGAGGCGCTGATCGCCGCCAACCCGGACCTGCGCGTCGTCATCCGCGAGCTCCCCATCTTTGGCGAGAACAGCGAGGCCGCCGCCCGCATGGCGCTGGCCGCGGCGGAGCAGGGCAAGTACCGCGAGTTCCACCTCGCCATGTTCGAGGCGGGCCAGCCCGGCCCCGCCACCATCGCGGCCGCAGCACGCGCCGCAGGGCTCGACATGGCGCGGGCGGAGGCGGACATCGCCAGCGGCCGCTTCGATCCCCACCTGAAAGCAAACGCCTTCATGGCGAATGAGCTGGGCCTGCGCGGCACGCCCGGCTTCATCGTCGGCGATGCGCTGTTCGACGGGGCCGTTGGCGAGCAGCGGCTGGGCGAGGCCATTGTCAATGTACGCGATGCGGCAGGTGCAAGCTGA
- a CDS encoding M48 family metalloprotease — protein MTRIFARFLAVIAAFGMVAQPAAAQSILRDAETEQLLQDMMDPLAEAAGLGAGSVEVVLINDGSINAFVAGGQRVYIHSGLIGAADTANEVQGVLAHELGHITGGHILRFEEGIGNATKITLLSLLVGIGAALAGSSDAAVGAMALGQQAAQRSFLSFSRAQESSADAAGAEYLSKAGISGRGSLAFFGKLQNYEFRRGYSQSDEAGFARTHPLSGDRIANLRADYEADPAWDTPSDPVLERRFTQAKAKLFGYLSPPERTLQFYPENDQTVPARYARAYAYHKDARLDMALAETDALLLDDPDNAYFLELRGQVLLESGKPLDALPNLREATRISGHHPLIASTFAHALIATEDEAYLPEAEQVLRAAVGRDRENPFAWYQLGIVYGRQGDMPRARLASAEFAILTGKPTEALSHAEYAEANLPYGTPDWIRAQDVALQARDQLERMRERR, from the coding sequence ATGACCCGTATATTTGCCCGTTTCCTGGCCGTTATCGCTGCATTCGGCATGGTGGCGCAGCCCGCCGCCGCACAAAGCATCCTGCGCGATGCGGAAACCGAACAGCTGCTGCAGGACATGATGGACCCGCTGGCCGAGGCCGCCGGGCTTGGCGCCGGATCGGTCGAGGTCGTGCTGATCAACGATGGCTCCATCAACGCCTTCGTGGCGGGCGGGCAGCGCGTCTACATCCATTCCGGCCTGATCGGCGCCGCCGACACGGCGAACGAGGTGCAGGGCGTGCTGGCGCACGAGCTGGGCCATATCACCGGCGGGCATATCCTGCGGTTCGAGGAAGGGATCGGCAACGCCACCAAGATCACGCTGCTGTCGCTGCTGGTCGGTATCGGGGCGGCGCTGGCCGGGTCGAGCGATGCGGCCGTCGGCGCCATGGCGCTGGGCCAGCAGGCCGCACAGCGCAGCTTCCTGTCCTTCAGCCGCGCGCAGGAATCCTCTGCCGATGCTGCGGGTGCCGAGTATCTCAGCAAGGCCGGCATTTCCGGCCGGGGCAGCCTGGCCTTCTTCGGCAAGCTGCAGAATTACGAGTTCCGCCGCGGTTACAGCCAGTCCGACGAGGCAGGCTTTGCCCGCACGCACCCGCTATCGGGCGACCGTATCGCCAATCTGCGCGCCGATTACGAGGCCGACCCGGCATGGGATACCCCGTCCGACCCGGTGCTGGAGCGCCGCTTCACGCAGGCCAAGGCCAAGCTGTTCGGATACCTCTCCCCGCCCGAGCGCACGCTGCAATTCTATCCTGAGAACGACCAGACCGTGCCCGCGCGCTATGCCCGCGCCTATGCCTATCACAAGGATGCCCGGCTCGACATGGCGCTGGCGGAAACCGATGCGCTGCTGCTGGACGATCCGGACAACGCCTATTTCCTGGAGCTGCGCGGCCAGGTCCTGCTGGAATCGGGCAAGCCGCTGGACGCGCTGCCGAACCTGCGGGAGGCGACCCGGATTTCCGGCCATCACCCGCTGATTGCCTCCACCTTCGCCCATGCCCTGATCGCCACCGAGGACGAGGCATATCTGCCCGAAGCCGAGCAGGTGCTGCGCGCCGCCGTGGGCCGCGACCGTGAGAACCCCTTCGCCTGGTACCAGCTGGGCATCGTCTATGGCCGGCAGGGCGACATGCCCCGCGCGCGCCTTGCCAGCGCCGAGTTCGCCATCCTGACGGGCAAGCCGACCGAGGCGCTGAGCCATGCCGAATATGCCGAGGCGAACCTGCCTTACGGCACGCCGGATTGGATCCGCGCGCAGGACGTGGCTCTGCAGGCGCGCGATCAGCTTGAACGGATGCGAGAGCGCCGATAG
- a CDS encoding alpha/beta hydrolase → MSETRGRRGCMKGVLVSLLLTGGALFLAYRWAVGAGSVGALDGIDKTLAGGPDYLVHEEAFGDHPAQRLYVFRPQGAAADAALPVVIFIHGGGWTAGDPADYGFAGRRLAEMGYVAVIPGYRLSEAGIFPAMLEDGASTVRWTVDNIARFGGDPGRIYASGHSAGAYNAVMLALDRQWLGREGLGEDTLKGIIGLAGPYDFLPFNSDGTKLVFGQEDDPERTQPVNFARAGAPPMLLLTGTEDTVVELRNSRSLTDALEAAGSPVQLVKFEGMDHVQILTTIARPFSYRDERVLRAMAAFLPDPASAAPTPQAPASARSE, encoded by the coding sequence ATGAGCGAGACGAGGGGGCGGCGCGGCTGCATGAAAGGCGTGCTGGTGTCGCTGCTGTTGACGGGCGGCGCATTGTTCCTGGCCTATCGCTGGGCCGTGGGCGCGGGCTCTGTCGGCGCGCTCGACGGGATCGACAAGACCCTTGCAGGCGGACCCGATTACCTCGTCCACGAGGAAGCCTTCGGCGACCATCCGGCGCAGCGGCTCTATGTGTTCAGGCCTCAAGGTGCAGCGGCGGACGCGGCGCTCCCGGTGGTCATCTTCATCCATGGCGGCGGCTGGACCGCCGGAGATCCCGCCGATTACGGCTTCGCGGGGCGCAGGCTGGCCGAAATGGGCTATGTCGCGGTCATCCCGGGCTACCGCCTGAGCGAGGCGGGCATTTTTCCCGCCATGCTGGAAGACGGCGCCTCCACCGTGCGCTGGACGGTCGACAATATCGCCCGGTTCGGCGGCGATCCTGGCCGTATCTACGCCTCTGGCCATTCGGCCGGCGCCTATAACGCGGTCATGCTGGCGCTGGACCGGCAGTGGCTGGGCCGCGAAGGCCTGGGCGAGGATACGCTGAAAGGCATCATCGGGCTGGCCGGGCCGTATGATTTCCTCCCCTTCAACAGCGACGGCACGAAGCTGGTCTTCGGGCAGGAGGACGATCCGGAACGCACGCAGCCGGTCAATTTCGCACGGGCCGGCGCGCCGCCCATGCTCCTGCTGACCGGGACCGAAGATACGGTGGTGGAGCTGCGCAATTCCCGATCGCTGACCGATGCGCTGGAAGCGGCGGGCAGCCCGGTGCAACTGGTGAAGTTCGAAGGCATGGACCACGTGCAGATCCTGACGACCATCGCGCGGCCGTTCTCCTACCGTGACGAGCGCGTGCTGCGCGCCATGGCTGCTTTCCTGCCCGATCCGGCCAGCGCGGCCCCCACCCCGCAGGCCCCGGCAAGCGCGCGATCCGAGTAA
- a CDS encoding phosphatase domain-containing protein, with amino-acid sequence MVFSPKAPVRIQPYFGHRSRGRLLLSARALKSGSPNFRKTGGRLQAIRTMLAQFASREAEGVEVRLEIELADGRSESFTRVTDAEGFVHFDVTLDPELAMPDATMWDVVALHWTNEDGPQCVEGHVLAPAANARLAVISDIDDTIIETGITGGFRSIARNWRRVVAQLPEDRIAVPGADAFYGALGGGAVLQDGASSANKHIPATNRPFFYISSSPWNLYSYLIAFQRANKLPLGPLKLRDWGFDRATLGKKGHGAHKSAAIREILAMYPDLRFALIGDDTQGDLPAYGEAVRAYPGRIAAIFMRKAAGEVLNAEEQTAKALIEAAGVPMFMGETWEEGQKFLKAAGVSMGGETEQIVRRVEGLVE; translated from the coding sequence ATGGTATTTTCCCCTAAAGCGCCCGTCCGCATTCAGCCCTATTTCGGCCATCGCAGCCGGGGCCGCCTGCTGCTGTCGGCGCGGGCGCTAAAATCGGGCTCCCCCAACTTCCGCAAGACCGGCGGCCGGCTGCAGGCCATCCGCACGATGCTGGCGCAATTCGCCTCGCGCGAGGCAGAAGGTGTCGAGGTCCGGCTGGAAATCGAACTGGCCGACGGACGCAGCGAGAGCTTTACCCGGGTGACCGACGCGGAAGGCTTCGTGCATTTCGACGTCACGCTCGACCCGGAACTGGCGATGCCGGATGCCACGATGTGGGATGTGGTGGCGCTTCACTGGACCAATGAGGACGGCCCGCAATGCGTGGAAGGCCACGTGCTGGCGCCGGCCGCCAACGCGCGGCTGGCTGTCATCTCCGACATCGATGACACGATCATAGAGACCGGCATCACCGGCGGTTTCCGCTCCATCGCGCGCAACTGGCGCCGCGTCGTGGCGCAATTGCCGGAGGACAGGATCGCCGTGCCGGGGGCCGACGCCTTCTACGGCGCGCTGGGCGGCGGCGCGGTGCTGCAGGACGGGGCAAGCTCTGCCAACAAGCATATCCCGGCCACCAACCGGCCGTTCTTCTACATTTCGTCCAGCCCGTGGAACCTCTATTCCTACCTCATCGCCTTCCAGCGGGCAAACAAGCTGCCGCTTGGTCCGCTGAAGTTGCGCGACTGGGGTTTCGACCGGGCGACGCTGGGCAAGAAGGGCCACGGCGCCCACAAGAGCGCCGCGATCCGCGAGATACTGGCGATGTATCCGGACTTGCGCTTCGCCCTGATCGGCGACGATACGCAAGGTGACCTACCCGCCTATGGCGAAGCCGTGCGCGCCTATCCCGGACGGATCGCCGCCATCTTCATGCGCAAGGCAGCGGGCGAGGTCCTGAATGCCGAGGAACAGACCGCCAAGGCGCTGATCGAGGCTGCCGGCGTGCCCATGTTCATGGGCGAAACCTGGGAAGAAGGTCAGAAATTCCTGAAAGCCGCGGGCGTATCCATGGGCGGTGAGACCGAGCAGATCGTGCGCCGCGTGGAAGGGCTGGTGGAATGA
- a CDS encoding DUF2141 domain-containing protein, giving the protein MRHGSRTVPALTVAACALALGGAAPAPVKPAGTDVTVSVVDIRAAKGSVRACLTPDPKAFPKCDGDDRAQELAVSADGKSAKLVFRNVRPGTYAISLLHDENDNGKIDTALGMMPKEGYGFSRDAKVSMGPPKFHKAAFEVGEKPVSQTIRVRYFL; this is encoded by the coding sequence GTGCGGCACGGATCGCGGACTGTCCCGGCGCTGACGGTCGCTGCGTGCGCGCTGGCGCTGGGCGGCGCTGCGCCCGCGCCGGTCAAGCCTGCAGGCACTGACGTCACCGTGTCAGTGGTGGACATCCGCGCCGCCAAGGGCAGCGTGCGTGCGTGCCTGACGCCGGACCCGAAGGCCTTCCCGAAATGCGACGGTGATGACCGGGCGCAGGAACTGGCGGTGAGCGCCGATGGCAAGTCGGCCAAGCTGGTGTTCCGCAACGTCCGGCCCGGAACCTACGCCATTTCGCTGCTGCATGACGAGAACGACAACGGCAAGATCGACACCGCGCTCGGCATGATGCCCAAGGAAGGCTACGGCTTCTCACGCGATGCCAAGGTGTCGATGGGCCCGCCCAAGTTCCACAAGGCCGCCTTCGAAGTGGGCGAGAAGCCTGTCAGCCAGACGATCCGGGTGCGCTACTTCCTGTAA
- a CDS encoding sterol desaturase family protein — protein MEGLLAIAIAAAAMTAIVAVRYLLTSGLFAFATSRARPGLYQGLNPQIRREIGWSLASAAIYGIPAGIVAWGWQQHGWTQIYTQWDAMPLWYLPLSVFLYMFAHDTWFYWSHRFMHRPKWFKIAHAVHHASRPPTAWAAMSFHPWEALTGAIVVPLLVFVIPIHVAMLGSVLAIMTIMGVTNHMGWDMFPRWLVHSRLGSWLITASHHQRHHDEYLCNFGLYFRFWDRLCGTDRGLSRR, from the coding sequence ATGGAGGGACTGCTTGCCATAGCGATTGCTGCGGCCGCGATGACGGCCATCGTGGCCGTGCGCTACCTGCTCACCAGTGGCCTGTTCGCCTTTGCCACCTCGCGCGCGCGGCCTGGCCTCTACCAGGGCCTGAACCCGCAGATCCGCCGCGAGATCGGCTGGTCGCTCGCCTCCGCTGCCATCTACGGCATCCCCGCCGGCATCGTGGCCTGGGGCTGGCAGCAGCATGGCTGGACACAGATCTACACCCAGTGGGACGCGATGCCGCTGTGGTACCTGCCGCTGTCCGTTTTCCTTTACATGTTTGCGCACGATACGTGGTTTTACTGGAGCCACCGCTTCATGCACCGGCCCAAGTGGTTCAAGATCGCGCACGCCGTGCATCATGCCAGCCGCCCGCCCACCGCCTGGGCTGCCATGAGCTTCCACCCGTGGGAAGCGCTGACCGGTGCGATTGTCGTGCCGCTGCTGGTATTCGTAATTCCGATCCATGTCGCCATGCTGGGCAGTGTGCTGGCCATCATGACGATCATGGGCGTCACAAACCACATGGGGTGGGACATGTTTCCCCGGTGGCTCGTTCATTCCCGGTTGGGAAGCTGGCTGATAACGGCCAGCCACCACCAGCGTCATCATGATGAGTACCTATGCAACTTCGGACTGTATTTTCGTTTCTGGGACCGGTTGTGCGGCACGGATCGCGGACTGTCCCGGCGCTGA
- a CDS encoding MmcB family DNA repair protein: protein MDGYRSAAVARGICRLFARNDIWCLTEMPLRNGRRADLMGIDPKGRIVIVEIKTARGDLMGDAKWPDYLDYCDRFYWGLPPELDRACLEDAGFKPECCGIIVADEYDAEIVRPAPSHPLAAARRKKEAERLARVAMRRIAVQADPQCAPWGNEAG from the coding sequence ATGGACGGATACCGCTCCGCCGCCGTGGCGCGGGGGATCTGCCGCCTGTTTGCGCGCAACGACATCTGGTGCCTCACCGAAATGCCGCTGCGCAACGGGCGGCGGGCGGACCTGATGGGCATCGATCCCAAGGGCCGCATCGTGATCGTGGAGATCAAGACGGCGCGCGGCGATCTGATGGGCGATGCCAAGTGGCCGGACTATCTCGATTATTGCGACCGTTTCTACTGGGGCCTGCCACCGGAACTGGACCGCGCCTGCCTGGAGGATGCCGGGTTCAAGCCCGAGTGCTGCGGCATCATCGTGGCGGACGAATACGATGCGGAGATCGTGCGGCCCGCGCCCAGCCACCCGCTCGCCGCGGCGCGCCGCAAGAAGGAAGCGGAGCGGCTGGCCCGCGTCGCCATGCGCCGGATCGCCGTGCAGGCAGACCCGCAATGCGCGCCGTGGGGCAACGAGGCGGGCTGA
- the rtcR gene encoding RNA repair transcriptional activator RtcR, whose protein sequence is MKSTTVIGFLGSTLDAAKFGPSRWNKWRPTVSICMQEDLRVDRFVLIHGSYHRRLAEFVMQDIRDVSPETEVVPHVMDFEDAWDFEEVYGKLLDFAREFDFDPDTQDYLIHITTGTHVAQICLFLLTEARYLPGKLLQTQPHKGGPQPIGTWASIDLDLSRYDSIASRFAEASAESTSFLKSGIETRNAAFNRMIEEIEQVAVRSRAPILLMGPTGAGKSQLARKVYELKKLRHQVEGPFVEVNCATLKGDSAMSALFGHKKGAFTGAVQDRPGLLKGADKGLLFLDEIGELGLDEQAMILRAIEEGRFLPVGADSEAKSEFQLIAGTNRNLIDEVAAGNFREDLFARLNLWTFALPGLAERREDIEPNLDYELERFAEREGTRVTFNKEARDRFLAFAESSSARWQGNFRDLAASVTRMATLCPTGRIDREAVDFETGRLARLWSGGSAGEDRLVGIIGADRLGSIDPFDRVQLDFVVQVCRQSISLSEAGRTLFAASREQRKSTNDSDRLRKYLARFELDWAAITH, encoded by the coding sequence ATGAAGTCCACCACTGTCATCGGTTTTCTTGGCTCGACACTCGATGCCGCGAAGTTTGGTCCGTCACGCTGGAACAAGTGGCGGCCCACGGTCAGCATCTGCATGCAGGAGGACCTGCGGGTGGATCGGTTTGTGTTGATCCACGGCAGCTATCACCGCCGCCTCGCCGAATTCGTAATGCAGGATATCCGCGACGTTTCACCCGAGACCGAGGTCGTCCCCCACGTCATGGATTTTGAAGACGCATGGGACTTCGAGGAGGTTTATGGAAAGCTGCTCGATTTCGCGCGTGAGTTCGATTTTGATCCGGACACGCAAGATTACCTGATCCACATCACCACCGGCACCCATGTGGCGCAAATCTGCCTCTTCCTGCTGACCGAGGCGCGCTATCTTCCGGGAAAACTGCTCCAAACACAGCCGCACAAGGGAGGGCCGCAGCCGATAGGCACCTGGGCCTCGATCGATCTCGACCTTTCCCGCTACGATTCCATCGCTAGCCGCTTTGCCGAAGCGAGCGCGGAAAGCACCAGCTTTCTCAAGAGCGGGATCGAAACCCGCAACGCGGCCTTCAACCGCATGATCGAGGAGATCGAACAGGTCGCTGTGCGCAGCCGCGCGCCGATCCTGCTGATGGGCCCGACCGGTGCCGGCAAGAGCCAGCTCGCGCGCAAGGTCTATGAGCTCAAGAAACTGCGCCACCAGGTCGAAGGGCCATTCGTGGAGGTCAACTGTGCGACGCTGAAGGGCGACAGCGCAATGTCCGCGCTGTTCGGCCACAAGAAAGGTGCCTTCACCGGTGCAGTGCAGGACCGGCCCGGCCTGCTCAAGGGCGCCGACAAGGGCCTCCTGTTCCTAGACGAGATTGGCGAACTGGGGCTTGACGAGCAGGCGATGATCCTGCGCGCGATCGAGGAGGGGCGCTTCCTTCCGGTTGGCGCAGATAGCGAGGCGAAAAGCGAGTTCCAGCTGATCGCCGGGACCAACCGCAACCTGATTGACGAAGTCGCAGCCGGGAATTTCCGCGAAGACCTGTTCGCACGGCTCAACCTCTGGACCTTTGCATTGCCCGGGCTCGCCGAGCGGCGCGAGGATATCGAACCCAATTTGGACTACGAGCTTGAACGCTTTGCCGAACGTGAAGGCACACGCGTTACATTCAACAAGGAGGCCCGGGACCGCTTTCTCGCCTTTGCCGAGAGTTCGTCCGCCCGCTGGCAAGGCAATTTCCGCGACCTCGCCGCCAGCGTAACCCGTATGGCGACACTGTGCCCCACCGGCAGGATCGACCGCGAGGCCGTGGATTTCGAAACCGGCCGCCTTGCACGGCTCTGGTCAGGGGGCAGCGCAGGTGAAGACAGGCTTGTCGGGATAATCGGTGCTGACCGCCTCGGGTCCATCGATCCCTTCGATCGGGTCCAGCTGGATTTCGTCGTGCAGGTTTGCCGCCAGTCAATCAGCCTCTCGGAGGCAGGACGCACCCTGTTCGCCGCCTCACGCGAGCAGCGAAAGTCCACGAACGATTCCGACCGCCTGCGCAAATACCTCGCCAGGTTCGAACTGGATTGGGCCGCGATTACCCATTGA